In Penaeus chinensis breed Huanghai No. 1 chromosome 40, ASM1920278v2, whole genome shotgun sequence, one genomic interval encodes:
- the LOC125047257 gene encoding uncharacterized protein LOC125047257, whose product MKVILLVATALAAAAARSIDNPAESPAQSPSVVKAVPTVEDKARSLAVPPPVQVTSSMITVKGDARKGRVIEIGADGIPIIHGVRVPDDPSDTQIYRNARIINNKLWTAEDEAKANQVEGRSLSADRQARVLTSGSLGQTEGGFQPSAISGPNPAGLNPGGPQVPDFYKKYLKNERAGVIAESSFEDDNISTSSEQVVSYSYLAAPQDSAHSTTSHRSSNDVVYGSGSAAKPPGQLSASVVSVAPAKEASKPIAAAQTSSVSVAPAKILTASSQNSVVAAPSSVHASISNAVPFGHNEASTFAVHHDTGAHHQVSHSAPQVFHGHAPAPPHAPASVLPANPSNFIIKDATFQAHPGAPTFNVPIPIPNHQLAQAGSDSSYTTYYADELAAHQEAATKKPVFQKMMEPFRKAGAQIYEMASPVFEPMINAGQMLSQRFRIPERMSDVSDTLALGGVNDYIERTVGAESLPVIAGAAALGLLGLGLVAIAANSNVTIGKRSVDDPTEEFMYQLLDALPLDESNLLERLEGHTAWTDSKCSKRIFCDVMSFLSDDYLYTVEKRLGLFLSLLNRGSAEESSLKRTADDVMLAVRRRQCGQFTCGGDGVDSSQVISRGASGPR is encoded by the exons ATGAAGGTGATCCTGCTGGTGGCGACGGCGCTGGCGGCGGCCGCGGCTCGCTCCATCGACAACCCCGCCGAGAGCCCCGCCCAGAGCCCGAGCGTCGTGAAGGCTGTGCCCACCGTGGAGGACAAGGCTCGCTCCCTCGCCGTGCCTCCGCCGGTCCAG GTGACTTCTTCGATGATAACGGTGAAGGGCGACGCCAGGAAGGGCAGAGTTATCGAGATAGGCGCTGACGGCATTCCTATCATCCACGGCGTGAGGGTGCCTGATGACCCAAGCGATACTCAGATCTACAGGAACGCCAG AATCATCAATAACAAACTCTGGACGGCCGAAGATGAAGCCAAAGCCAACCAAGTGGAAGGCAGATCACTGTCCGCCGACCGCCAAGCCCGCGTTCTGACGAGCGGAAGCCTGGGCCAG ACCGAGGGAGGCTTCCAGCCTTCTGCCATCAGCGGCCCTAACCCTGCCGGCCTTAACCCTGGAGGCCCTCAGGTCCCCGACTTCTACAAGAAGTACCTTAAGAACGAGCGAGCTGGCGTGATCGCGGAATCCTCCTTCGAAGACGATAATATTTCAACTTCTTCTGAGCAG GTGGTGAGCTACAGCTACCTGGCGGCGCCGCAGGACAGCGCCCACTCCACCACCTCCCACAGGTCCAGCAACGACGTGGTTTACGGCTCGGGCTCCGCCGCCAAGCCGCCGGGCCAGCTCAGCGCCTCCGTCGTGTCCGTCGCTCCTGCAAAGGAGGCTTCCAAGCCAATCGCTGCCGCCCAGACGTCCTCCGTGTCCGTCGCCCCCGCCAAGATTTTGACGGCGTCCTCCCAGAACTCCGTGGTGGCGGCGCCTTCCAGCGTCCACGCCTCCATCTCCAACGCCGTGCCCTTCGGCCATAACGAGGCTTCCACCTTCGCCGTCCACCACGATACCGGCGCCCACCACCAGGTCTCCCACTCCGCCCCACAGGTCTTCCACGGCCACGCCCCCGCGCCCCCGCACGCCCCCGCCAGCGTGCTCCCCGCCAACCCCAGCAACTTCATAATCAAGGATGCCACGTTCCAG GCTCATCCCGGCGCCCCGACCTTCAACGTGCCCATCCCGATCCCTAACCACCAGCTGGCGCAG GCTGGGTCCGACTCCTCATACACCACATACTACGCTGACGAGCTCGCCGCCCACCAAGAGGCCGCCACCAAAAAGCCCGTGTTTCAGAAGATGATGGAGCCCTTCCGAAAGGCCGGCGCCCAGATCTATGAG ATGGCGTCCCCTGTGTTCGAACCCATGATCAACGCCGGCCAGATGTTGTCCCAGCGCTTCCGAATCCCCGAAAGGATGTCTGACGTGTCCGATACCCTGGCTCTAGGCGGCGTCAACGACTACATCGAGAGGACCGTCGGTGCCGAATCTCTGCCTGTGATTGCTGGCGCCGCTGCTCTCGGCCTGCTAG GACTGGGATTGGTCGCCATTGCAGCCAATAGCAACGTTACTATCGGCAAGCGATCTGTGGATGACCCAACTGAAGAATTTATGTATCAG ctCCTGGACGCGCTTCCCCTCGACGAGTCCAATCTGCTGGAGCGTCTGGAAGGCCACACCGCCTGGACGGATTCCAAATGCTCCAAGAGGATCTTCTGTGACGTCATGAGCTTCCTGAGCGACGACTACTTGTACACTGTGGAAAAGCGTCTGGGACTTTTCCTCTCGTT GTTAAATCGAGGCAGCGCCGAGGAGTCGTCCCTGAAGAGAACGGCCGATGACGTCATGTTGGCCGTTCGCCGGCGGCAGTGCGGCCAGTTCACGTGCGGAGGCGACGGCGTCGACTCGTCGCAGGTCATTTCGCGGGGCGCGTCCGGACCCCGATAA